The Thermodesulfobacteriota bacterium sequence GTGCGATATCGCCCTCCATCAACCGGGTCACCGAGATCAGGGTGACCACGGTCGTCACCCCGATGGACAAACCGAGGATCAGGAAGAAGACCCTCGCCTTTCGCCTTCTGAGATTGTTGATAGCAATGTCCCTGAGCCTCATCCCCTCAGACCCTTGGTCTCCATTCCAAAATGGCCTTCTCCTCGATCACGATCCAATCCCCTTCCAGGGAACTTGGAATGATCTCCGGTGGATATTCCATACATCCCCCACGGATCCCCCTGTGGGTCCCGATCTCCCACTCCGTATCACAGGCATTGCAGACGAGCTTCTGGTCCTGGATCCGAAAGCGCGTCGATCGGCAGGGCTCGCACAGGCTGATCCCGGTCACCACCCGGCCCGCCATCGTCAGATAAGCATAGAGGGGGACCCTCAGCCCATTTCCCTCATATTCGAACCAGACCATCTTCTTCTCCTTCAACGTCTGGAGGGGAAGGAGAATCTTTCCATTTTCCACTTTCACTTGAACCTCTGCCATCCGGATCGTCTGGCCGCGATAGTCAAGCTTCTCGGTTACCCTGGGTTGAGAAGGACCGGGGTCGCGTCTCCCCGATAAAATGCCGTAAGCCACCCCCGTAAGAAGGAGGGCGGCCCCGAGCAGGAGGAGATAGGTCCATGCCGGTCTTCTCCTCTTTTTTCCCAGGACCTTCTCCCTTTTCTCTTGAAAGATAGATTCGTTCTCCATCCCTTTCCCTTCCTTCCTCCCCCCTATCGTCGGTGAAGATCATTCGGAAATCATCAGCCTCTGAATCTCATCTCCTCCAAGGGGTGAGACAGAGAGTTGACCTCTCTCTTCACCCTTCACTCTCCAAAATTGGACCTCACCCCTTTCCAAATCCCTTCCCTTGCTGTATCGAAGGGTAATGGCAGCCGCAAGCTCGATCTCCCTTCTTTCCGGCCCCCCCCTCAGCAACGAGAGCGGCCCTGGGAACCTTACGGTCTTCAACAGGAGATCCCCCGGCAGGGAAAAGGTCTGGACCTTCTGATTCTCCTCTTCGTTCCGTCCGACCACCAGCTTCACCTTCGGGGAGAGCCGAAAATGCCTTCCGAATTTGAGCAGGTGGACATCGTTGAGGGTGAAATCAGGATCGCAGGCCATCAGGTCCCTCAGCCGTTTGGAGAAGATCGGGTCGGTCAGAAGACAACCCCCTGCGGGACAGGGATAATCCTTGATCCGATACTGATCGGCCAATTGGATTTGTGGCTTCCTGGAACGGCCCTGGATACTCAACAGCTTCTGCCGATCAACCCATCCCTCCCTCTCCGGAATCGTGACGGGCAAGAATTGGGCCGAGAGGGGACGGAGGATCAGCCCTTCCAGGCCCGCTTCTTTTTCGATTAAACGCATGGCCTCCCTTCGCTGAGACATGGGCCTCTGGCCGAGGACCTCGCCGGTGACAATGAAAGAGGCCCCCGCCTCGGCCATGTAGGCCTTCGCCTTCTTCAACATGAAGATGCGACAATCGATGCACGGGTTCATGTTGCTTCCGTATCCGTGCTTGGGATGCCGGACGACCTCTAAATACTCTTCGGAGACGTTAAAGACCTTCAACGGAATACCCAAGGTCTCGACCGCCTTCTGGGAGGCCAGGCAGGTGGCCCCCCTGTTCGTGCAGGTGCAGAACACGGTCATAAAGTTGAGGGCCTCCAGCTCGATCCCTTGATCCAAAACGATCCTGGCGGCAAGGGTGCTGTCGAGCCCTCCGGAAAGGAGGGCGATCGCCTTCATTTCAATACCTCGTTCATCGAACCTGAACGAAACCCCTGCAAGTCGAGGGTCACATAACGATACCCGAGCCCTTTGAGCCGTTCGACCACTCGATCCCTGAAGGTCTCGTCCAAAAAGTTTCCGATCTCCTCTCTGTAGACTTCGATTCTTGCAAGATCTCCGTAATGTCGGACCCGCACCTGTCTGAAGCCCAGACCGATCAGGAACTCCTCTGCCTCGCCGACCCTCCTTAGGCCCTCTTCGGTGATCCGCTCGCCATACGGAAATCGTGAGGCCAGGCAGGCAAAGGAGGGCTTCTCCCAGGTCGGCAAACCGAGTTGTTTGGAGGCCTCCCTCACTTCCGATTTTGTGAAGGAGGCCTCGAGGAGAGGGCTTCTTATATTCAATTCCCTGAGGGCCCTCTTGCCAGGCC is a genomic window containing:
- a CDS encoding DUF2318 domain-containing protein, which produces MENESIFQEKREKVLGKKRRRPAWTYLLLLGAALLLTGVAYGILSGRRDPGPSQPRVTEKLDYRGQTIRMAEVQVKVENGKILLPLQTLKEKKMVWFEYEGNGLRVPLYAYLTMAGRVVTGISLCEPCRSTRFRIQDQKLVCNACDTEWEIGTHRGIRGGCMEYPPEIIPSSLEGDWIVIEEKAILEWRPRV
- the larE gene encoding ATP-dependent sacrificial sulfur transferase LarE, with protein sequence MGTELKGKLEKLAERMRSLGRVAVAFSGGVDSTFLLRMARDVLGKENVLAITALSPLYPERERRAAEALAKEMGVMHLLIESNELEIEGFVENPVDRCYLCKKGLFEEVKKVAANFEIRHIVEGSTLDDEADHRPGKRALRELNIRSPLLEASFTKSEVREASKQLGLPTWEKPSFACLASRFPYGERITEEGLRRVGEAEEFLIGLGFRQVRVRHYGDLARIEVYREEIGNFLDETFRDRVVERLKGLGYRYVTLDLQGFRSGSMNEVLK